The Pseudomonas moraviensis genome contains the following window.
CATCGCTCGGCAACGCACAGCCGGAAGACCGTTTCCAGTTCGAGCGCGAAGGTTACTTCGTCGCGGATCTCAAGGACTCGAAACCCGGTCAGCCGGTATTCAACCGTACCGTGACCCTGCGTGATTCGTGGGGCCAGTGAGTGAGTCAAGGAACTAACGTGCTAACGATCTACAACACGCTCACCAAGAGCAAAGAAGTCTTCAAGCCGCTGGATGGCAACAAGGTGCGCATGTACGTCTGCGGGATGACCGTGTACGACTACTGCCACCTCGGCCACGGCCGCAGCATGGTCGCGTTCGACCTGGTGACGCGCTGGTTGCGCTTCAGCGGTTATGACCTGACCTATGTGCGCAACATCACCGACATCGACGACAAGATCATCAATCGCGCCCGCGAGAACGGTGAATCGTTCGAACCGCTGACCGAGCGCATGATCGCCGCGATGCACGAAGACGAAGCGCGCCTGAATATCCAGAAGCCGGACATGGAACCGCGCGCCACCGATCACATCGCCGGCATGCACGCGATGATCCAGACCCTGATCGACAAGGGCTACGCTTACGCCCCGGGCAACGGCGACGTGTACTACCGCGTCGCCAAATTCATGGGCTACGGCAAGCTGTCGCGCAAGAAGATCGAAGACCTGCGCATCGGCGCACGCATCGAAGTCGACGAGTCGAAGCAAGACCCGCTCGATTTCGTCCTGTGGAAAGCTGCCAAGCCGGGCGAGCCGAGCTGGGAATCGCCATGGGGCGCCGGGCGTCCGGGCTGGCACATCGAGTGCTCGGTGATGTCGACCTGCTGCCTCGGTGAGACTTTCGACATTCATGGCGGCGGCAGCGATCTGGAGTTCCCGCACCACGAAAACGAAATCGCCCAGAGCGAAGCGGCCACCGGTAAGACCTACGCCAACGCGTGGATGCATTGCGGGATGATTCGCATCAATGGCGAGAAGATGTCCAAGTCCCTGAACAACTTCTTCACCATCCGCGACGTGCTCGACAAATACCACCCGGAAGTCGTGCGTTACCTGCTGGTGTCGAGCCACTACCGCAGCGCGATCAACTATTCGGAAGACAACCTCAAGGACGCCAAGGGCGCACTCGAGCGTTTCTACCACGCATTGAAAGGTCTGCCGTCCGTGGCGCCGGCCGGTGGCGAAGCGTTCGTCGAGCGTTTCACCACGGTGATGAACGACGACTTCGGCACCCCCGAGGCCTGCGCCGTGCTGTTCGAAATGGTGCGCGAGATCAACCGTTTGCGTGAGAGCGATCTCGATGCGGCGGCGGGTCTGGCGGCACGTCTGAAAGAGCTGGCCAGCGTTTTGGGCGTGTTGCAGCTTGAGGCCGATGACTTCCTGCAGGCGGGCGCTGAAGGGCGTGTCGATGCGGCTGAAGTGGACGCACTGATTGCCGCGCGTCTGGCGGCACGTGCGGGGAAGGATTGGGCTGAGTCCGATCGTATCCGTGATCAGCTCACGGCGATGGGTGTGGTGCTGGAAGACGGCAAGGGCGGGACGACCTGGCGTCTGGCTGACTGAGCAAGAGGCCAAAAAGCCCCTCACCCTAACCCTCTCCCGGAGGGAGAGGGGACTGACCGACGTGTCTTTCGCTATACGCCGACCTGAACGATCGGGTCGATTATGGATTCGGTGAAGCCAGATCAGGTCGGCGTTTCTCTCGAATATCCCCAATCGGCCCCCTCTCCTCGGGGAGAGGAGTGAGGGGACACGCCGACCTGAACGATCGGGTCGATTATGGATTCGGTGAAGCCAGATCAGGTCGGCGTTTCTCTCGAATATCCCCCAATCGGCCCCCTCTCCTCGGGGAGAGGGCTGGGGTGAGGGGAAGGGGTGTACTCAGTTGCCAATCTGCCGCAACCGCTTGTAAAGCGTATTCCGACTCACCCCTAACCGCCGCGCCAGGTGCGAAATATTCCCCCCGGCCGCTTTCAACTCGCGATTCAACGCCTCGACATCATTCAAATCCAGCCCCAGCGGCGGCGCCGTCTCCACCGGCTCCATCTCCAGATCGACAAAAAAATCATCCGGCAAATGCTCCGGCCGCACCGGTTGTTCCTCGGCCATGGCCAGCGCCACCTGCATCACGCTGCTGACCTGACGCAGATTCCCCGGCCACGGATGCTTCTCGAACAGCTCCAACACCTCCGGGCTCAACCCCGCCCATTGCGTCGGCTCGCGATGCTGCTCCCATAGCCGTTTGAACAGCGCCTGCTTGTCACTGCGCTCGCGTAACGGCGGCAGCTCCAGGGTCAGACCACCGATGCGGTAGTACAAATCCTCGCGGAAACGGCCCAGTTGCACCTGCTCGCGCAACGATCGGTTGGTCGCAGAGATAATTCGCAGATCAACCGCGAACAACTCGCTGCTGCCCACCGGTTGCACGCAACGTTCCTGCAACACCCGCAACAAGCGCGCCTGGGTCGGCAACGGCATATCGCCGATCTCGTCGAGAAACAGCGTGCCTTTGTCCGCTTTGCGGATCAGGCCGATGCTGCCTTTCTGGTTGGCGCCGGTGAAAGCGCCTTTCTCGTAGCCGAACAATTCCGACTCCACCAGTTCGGCGGGGATGGCTGCGCAGTTCACCGCGATGAACGCCTGTCTACTCCGCGAGCTGGCCTGGTGCAGGGCTTTGACAAAGACTTCCTTGCCGACGCCGGTTTCACCGTGGATCAGCAGCGGAATGTCTTTTTCCAGCAGACGCTCGGCCTGACGCACGGCTTTTTCCACGCGGCTGTCGCCGAAATGCAGAGTATTGAGGCTGATTACACTGGCTGGCGCCGGCTGGTCCTCGGCGACAAACACCCGCGCTTGCACCGGCGCCTGTTTCGGCCGTTTCAACAAACATTGAAAACGGTTGCGCCCGGAAGTCTGCAAAGCAAACGGCATCCCCTCGGGCTGATTGATCAACTCCAGCAGCGACACCTTGAACAGGCTCTCGACGCTGACCCGTGACAGACGCACACCAAGCAGATTGTCGGCGCGGCGATTGGCCGAGAGCACCTGGCCGCTCTCATCGAAAATCAGCAACCCGGCCCATTGGCTGTCGAGGTTGTTCAAGCCGGTGTTGAAGGTGAGCTGAAAGTGCTGGCCATGGAACAGGTTGAGGATCAGCCGGTTTTCCACCGTCTGGCTCATCATCTTGACAATGCCCAGGGTGTGCGAGGGCGGCAGGTAGCTGTCGCTGGACACGTCGAGCACGGCGATGACCTTGCGCTCGGCGTCGAAAATCGGCGCAGCGGAGCCGGTCATGAAACGGTTGGCCTTGAGGAAGTGTTCATCGTGTTCGATGTGCACCGCCTGCTCACAGGCCAGCGCGGTGCCGATTGCATTGGTGCCGCTGCTGCGCTCCATCCAGCTCGCCCCGGCCTGAAAACCCCGGGCGAGAGTCGGTTCGATAAAGCGCTGCGTGCCCCACGAGGTCAGCACCTGGCCCTGATTGTCGGCGAGCATGATCAGGCAGTTGGAATTGCTGAGGATGTTTTCGTAGTAGGGCAGGACTTCCTGGTGCGTGGTCTGCACCAGCGAATGATGACTGTCGAGCAACCGCGCAATGCCGGCGGCAGGCAATTGATCGAAGGCGGGGGTGCTCTGGTGGTCGAGGCCGAACGCGCGGCAACGTTGCCAGGAGGTCTGGACGATCGCGTCGTGGGACAGCGGCGAAGCAGGTGCGGCCATGGGGGCGAGCCTCTGAGTGCAGCGATTTTATTATTGTTATGGGGTTCACCTTCCCCCGTAGGAGCTGCCGAAGGCTGCGATCTTTTGATCTTGATCTTGATCTTGATCTTGATCTTGATCTTGATCTTGAAAATCAAAGTCAAAGTCAAAAGATCGCAGCCTTCGGCAGCTCCTACATGGGTGTGAACAGTGCATAGAGTGTTGTTCACTATTGTTCATTGTCAATCACCCCGACTGTTCAAAAGTGTTCAGCTGTGAACGCCACTTCCTCGGGTAATCAGCGATTTTCACGGCAAATCAGACACTTGCCATTTCTGGCACGAATGTCGCTCTGTTGCTCCGGTCGCTTGACTCCAAAAATAACAAAGGCCGAGCCATGTCACTCACCCTGGAGCACGTCAGCCGCACCGTCGAGGGCCAGATCTGGATCGACGATGCGTGCCTGAAATTCGAACCCGGATCCTTCAACGTTCTGCTCGGGCGCACCCTGTCCGGCAAGACCAGTCTCATGCGCCTGATGGCCGGCCTCGACAAGCCCGACAGCGGCCGCGTGTTGATGAACGGCGTCGACGTCACCCAGCGTCCGGTGCGTTTGCGCAACGTGTCGATGGTCTATCAGCAGTTCATCAATTACCCGACCATGACGGTGTTCGAGAACATCGCCTCGCCACTGCGTCAGGCCGGCATTTCCAAAGAAATCATCCACAGCAAGGTGCAGGAAACCGCACGCATGCTGCGCATCGAGAAGTTCCTGCAGCGCTACCCGCTGGAACTCTCCGGCGGACAGCAACAGCGCACGGCCATGGCCCGCGCACTGGTCAAGGATGCCGAACTGATCCTCTTCGACGAGCCGCTGGTCAACCTCGACTACAAGCTGCGCGAAGAGCTGCGTCAGGAAATGCGCGAGCTGTTCAAGGCCCGCCACACCATCGCCATCTACGCCACTACTGAGCCCAACGAAGCACTGGCCCTCGGCGGCACCACCACCATCCTGCACGAAGGCCGGGTGATCCAGAGCGGGCCGTCGACCGAGGTCTATCACCAGCCGCAATCGGTACTCGCCGCTGAATTGTTCTCCGAGCCGCCGATCAACCTGATGCCGGGGCGCATTGCCGGCAACGAAGTCAGTTTTGCCAACTTCGTCCATTTTCCGTTGAACGTCGATCTGCGGCCGGTGGGCGAGGGCGAATTCCGTTTTGGCGTGCGCCCCAGCCATATCTCGCTGGTGCCGAGCAACGATGACGATCTCGAGTTGGCAGTGACTGTCGAGGTCGCCGAGATCAGCGGTTCGGAAACCTTCCTGCACGTGCGCAACGAGCATTTCCTGCTGGTGCTGCACTTGCCGGGCGTTCATGAATACGACGTCGATGCGCCGATCCGCATCTATATCCCGACCCACAAACTGTTCGTTTTCGATGCGCAGGGCCGTCTGGTGCAAGCACCGGGCCGGCGTGTCGCGAGGGTTGCCTGATGGCCGAAATCCGTTTGCAGCACCTCGCCCACAGCTACAGCAAAACCCCGAGCGGCGCGGAGGATTATGCGATCCGCGAGATGGATCACGTCTGGGAGCAGGGCGGCGCCTACGCCTTGCTCGGCCCGTCCGGTTGCGGCAAGTCGACCTTGCTCAACATCATTTCCGGCCTGCTCAGCCCGTCACAGGGCCATGTGTTGTTTGACGGCAAAGCGGTCAACGACCTGACCCCGGAGAAGCGCAACATTGCTCAGGTTTTCCAGTTTCCGGTGGTCTACGACACCATGACCGTGTTCGATAACCTTGCTTTCCCCCTGCGAAATCAGGGCATGGCCGAGGCGAAAGTGCACAGCAAGGTGCAGGAAATTGCCGAGGTGCTCGACCTGCAGAATCTGCTGAGCAAGAAAGCGCGCAACCTCACTGCCGACGAAAAGCAGAAAGTCTCCATGGGCCGTGGGCTGGTGCGCGACGACGTTTCGGCAATCCTCTTCGACGAGCCGCTGACGGTGATCGACCCGCACCTGAAGTGGAAACTGCGGCGCAAGCTCAAGCAGATCCACGAGCAGTTCAACATCACCATGGTCTACGTCACCCACGATCAACTGGAAGCCTCGACGTTCGCCGACAAGATCGCGGTGATGTACGGCGGCCAGATCGTCCAGTTCGGTACGCCACGGGAATTGTTCGAGCGGCCGAGCCACACCTTTGTCGGCTATTTCATCGGCAGCCCGGGGATGAATCTGATCGAGGTGCAGCCGCAGCCCGGCGGCGTCGGTTTCGCCTCGACGCACCTGCCATTGTCCGACGCCTTGCAGCGCCATATCGAGCACGGCCAGTGGAAAAATCTCAAGGTCGGCATCCGGCCCGAGTTCATTCATGTGTGGGATGAGCCGTTTGACGACGCAATGCAGGCAAAAGTCGTACACGTCGAAGACCTCGGCACCTACAAGATCATGACCCTCAACCTCGACGGCGCCCCGCTGAAAGTGCGTTTGGCCGAAGACAAACCGGTGCCGCAGGGCACGGCGTACATCAGTTTTCCCGCGCAGTGGTTGATGGTCTATGCCGATGAGTTTCTGCTAGAAGCCGACGAAGAGGTGCAGCCATGAACAAGGTGCAGAACAATAAAGCCTGGTGGCTGGTGCTGCCGGTGTTCCTGCTGGTGGCGTTCAGTGCGGTGATCCCGATGATGACCGTGGTCAACTACTCCGTGCAGGACATCTTCGACCAGTCCAGCCGCTACTTCGTCGGCGCCGACTGGTACAAGCAAGTGCTGCTCGACCCGCGTTTGCATGATTCGCTGCTGCGCCAGTTCATCTATTCGGCCTGCGTACTGTTGATCGAGATCCCGCTGGGCATCGCCGTCGCGTTGACCATGCCAACCAAGGGCCGCTGGTCCTCGGTGGTGCTGATCATTCTGGCGATTCCGTTGCTGATTCCGTGGAACGTGGTCGGCACCATCTGGCAGATTTTCGGCCGCGCCGACATTGGCCTGCTCGGTTCCAGCCTCAATGCGCTGGGCATCAGCTACAACTACGCGGCCAACACCATGGACGCCTGGGTGACCGTGCTGGTGATGGACGTCTGGCACTGGACCTCACTGGTCGCGCTGTTGTGTTTCTCCGGGTTGCGGGCGATTCCCGACGTGTATTACCAGGCCGCTCGCATCGACCGCGCCTCGGCCTGGGCGGTGTTCCGCCACATTCAGTTGCCCAAGCTGAAAAGCGTGCTGCTGATCGCGGTGATGCTGCGCTTCATGGACAGTTTCATGATCTACACCGAGCCGTTCGTGCTCACCGGCGGCGGGCCGGGTAATGCCACGACTTTCTTGAGTCAGACCTTGACGCAGATGGCCGTAGGACAATTCGACCTCGGTCCGGCAGCGGCGTTTTCGCTGGTGTACTTCCTGATCATCCTGTTGGTGTCCTGGCTGTTCTACACCGCCATGACGCACTCCGACGCCAACCGCTGAGGCCCGGCCATGAGCAAGAAAAAGCTTATTCCGTTGCTGGTGTACATTCTGTTCCTGCTGGTGCCGATCTACTGGTTGCTGAACATGTCGTTCAAGAGCAACACCGAAATCCTCGGCGGCCTGACGCTTTTCCCACAGGATTTCACGCTGGCGAACTACAAGGTGATCTTCACCGATCCGAGCTGGTACACCGGCTATTTGAACTCGCTGTATTACGTCAGCCTCAACACCGTAATTTCTCTGAGTGTGGCGCTACCGGCGGCTTACGCGTTTTCACGCTATCGTTTCCTCGGCGACAAGCATCTGTTCTTCTGGCTGCTGACCAATCGCATGGCACCGCCGGCGGTGTTCTTGCTGCCGTTTTTCCAGTTGTATTCGTCGATCGGCCTGTTCGACACGCACATCGCCGTGGCCTTGGCGCATTGCTTGTTCAACGTGCCGCTGGCGGTGTGGATTCTTGAAGGCTTCATGTCCGGGGTGCCCAAGGAGATCGACGAAACGGCCTACATCGACGGCTACAGTTTCCCCAAGTTCTTCGTGAAGATTTTCATCCCGTTGATCGGTTCCGGCATCGGTGTCACGGCGTTTTTCTGCTTCATGTTTTCCTGGGTCGAGCTGCTGCTGGCGCGCACGCTGACCTCGGTCAACGCCAAGCCGATTGCCGCGGTGATGACGCGCACGGTGTCGGCGTCGGGGATCGATTGGGGCGTGCTGGCAGCGGCGGGGGTGTTGACCATCCTCCCGGGCATGCTGGTGATCTGGTTTGTGCGCAACCACGTGGCCAAGGGCTTTGCCCTCGGCCGAGTCTGAGGAACAGATGATGGAATGGATGAGCTGGACGACACCGACCGCCGCGTTCTTCATCGGCATCGGTCTGATTCTGGTGGGCATGACCACCTGGGAATTGCGCTCGCCGAGCATTCTGCGGCGCGGGTTTCTGCCGATTGCCACCACCCGTGGCGATCGCTTGTTTATCGGTCTTCTCGGCAGCGCCTACCTGCACTTGCTGGTAATCGGCGTCACCGACTGGAGCATCTGGGTGGCGTCCGCGTTGTCCCTGGTGTGGCTGTTGGCTGTGATGCGTTGGGGCTAGTCGAATCGTTCGGCAACGCGGCTCCACAACTTAAACAGGAGGTCTCTATGTTCGATAAAAACAATAAGCTGCGACATAGCATTTCATTGGCAGCCATGCTGGCACTCAGCGGTTTGAGCGCATCTGCCTGGGCAGACGCCTATGAGGATGCGGCGAAAAAATGGATCGGCAGCGAGTTCAAGCCCTCGACCCTGACGGCCGAACAGCAGCTCGAAGAATTGAAGTGGTTCATCAAGGCGGCCGAGCCGTTTCGCGGCATGGACATCAAGGTCGTTTCCGAGACCCTGACCACCCACGAATACGAGTCCAAGGTGCTGGCCAAGGCCTTCAGCGAAATCACCGGGATCAAGCTCACCCACGACCTGCTGCAGGAAGGCGACGTGGTCGAGAAAATGCAGACGGTGATGCAGTCGGACAAGAATATCTATGACGGCTGGGTCAACGACTCCGACCTGATCGGCACGCACTTTCGCTACGGCAAGACCGAATCGATCACCGACCTGATGGCCAACGAGGGCAAGAACTTCACCTCGCCGACCCTCGATATCAAGGACTTCATCGGCATCTCGTTCACCACCGCGCCGGACGGCAAGATCTACCAATTGCCCGACCAGCAATTCGCCAACCTGTACTGGTTCCGTGCCGACTGGTTCGAGCGCGCCGACCTGAAAGCCAAGTTCAAGGAAAAGTACGGCTACGAATTGGGTGTGCCGGTGAACTGGTCGGCCTATGAAGACATTGCCAAATTCTTCAGCGAAGACGTCAAGGAAATCGACGGCAAACGCGTCTACGGCCACATGGATTACGGCAAGAAAGATCCGTCGCTGGGCTGGCGCTTCACCGATGCCTGGTTCTCCATGGCCGGTGGCGGCGACAAGGGCATCCCCAATGGCTTGCCGGTGGACGAGTGGGGCATCCGCGTCGAAGACTGCCACCCGGTCGGCTCCAGCGTGACCCGTGGCGGCGACACCAACGGCCCGGCGGCAGTGTTCGCCACCACCAAATACGTCGACTGGCTGAAGAAATACGCGCCACCGGAAGCGGCCGGCATGACTTTCTCCGAGTCCGGTCCGGTGCCGTCGCAGGGCAACATCGCCCAGCAGATTTTCTGGTACACCGCGTTCACCGCCGACATGACCAAACCGGGCCTGCCGGTGGTCAACGCCGACGGCACGCCGAAATGGCGGATGGCGCCATCGCCACGCGGGCCGTATTGGGAGGAGGGCATGAAGCTCGGCTATCAGGACGTGGGCTCGTGGACATTCATGAAGTCCACGCCTGAGAAACAGAAACTGGCGGCCTGGCTGTACGCGCAGTTCGTCACCTCGAAAACCGTGTCGCTGAAGAAAACCATCGTCGGCCTGACGCCGATTCGCGAGTCGGACATCAATTCGCAAGCGATGACCGATCTGGCGCCGAAACTCGGTGGTCTGGTCGAGTTCTACCGCAGCCCGGCCCGCGTCCAATGGACCCCGACCGGCACCAACGTGCCGGACTATCCGCGTCTGGCGCAACTGTGGTGGAGCCACATCGCCGAAGCCGCCAGCGGCGAGAAGACCCCGCAACAGGCGCTTGATGGTTTGGCCAAGGATCAGGACGCGATCATGACCCGTCTCGAACGCTCCAAGGCCCAGGCCACTTGCGCGCCGAAGATGAACCCGGAGCGCGACGCGCAATACTGGTTCGACCAGCCGGGCGCACCGAAACCGAAACTGGCGAACGAGAAGCCGAAGGGTGAAACCGTGAGCTATAGCGAACTGCTGAAATCGTGGGCGGATGCGCGTAAGTGATAGTGGAAGTGTGAAAGGCGAACGGCACCGGAAGGTGCCGTTTTTTTGCTGCCTGATCTGCCGCTTTCGCGAGCAGGCTCACTCCCACACTGGATCGGTGCTACTCAAGACCACTGTAGGAGTGAGCCTGCTCGCGATAGCGGTGGGTCAGCCGACGCATTTTCGACTGACATGACGTCATTGCTCACTCCTTTGAAGGCAAATTCCTCAAACGGAGAGAGCGTTTAAGGTCAAAAGATCGCAGCCTTCGGCAGCTCCCACAGACCCTTACCATCCCAATGTAGGAGCTGCCGAAGGCTGCGATCTTTTGACGTTAAAACCCACAAAAAACGGCACCCGAAGGTGCCGTTTTCATTTTCAGCCAGACCAGCCAGGCAATCAGCCCGCCAGACCCGCCTGTTGCACCAGCACCAGCAACGGCTGCGGATACACACCCAGGAAGAACGCGACCAGGGCGATGGCCAGCAGCATCACGCCACCTGCCTTCTGCTCCCAGTGCAACTGGGCGTCGTGGCGACGCAGGTTTGGCTCGATCAGGTACAGGGTGACCATCACGCGCAGGTAGTAGAAGACGCCGATGGCGCTGCCCAGCACCAATGCGCCGACCAGCCACCACTGACGCGTTTCGACGCCGCTGGCGATGATGTAGAACTTGCCGATGAAGCCAGCGGTCAGCGGAATACCGGCCAGGGACAGCATCATCACAGTCAGCACGGCGGTCAGGTACGGACGGCGCCAGAACAGGCCGCGGTACTCGTACAGCGCGTCAGCGTCGCGGCCGTTGTACGGCGAGGACATCAGGGTGATCACGCCGAACGCGCCGAGGCTGGTGATCACATAGGTGACCAGGTACACGCCGATAGCTTCCACCGCCAGACCCTTGCTCGCCACCAGTGCGATCAGCAGGTAGCCGAAGTGCGCGATGGACGAATAACCTAGCAGACGCTTGAGGTTGCTCTGGGTCAGGGCCAGCAGGTTACCGAACAGGATCGAGGCAACTGCGATCACGCTGAGCACATCGCTCAGCACGCCACTGCTGGCGGCAGGGGAGAGCTGGAACAGACGCACCATCACCGCGAACACGGCAACCTTCGAAGCGGTCGCGAGGAACGCGGCTACCGGCGCCGGAGCACCTTCGTAAACGTCCGGCGTCCACAAGTGGAACGGAACCAGCGACAGCTTGAACGCCAGACCGATCAGCATCATGCCCAGGCCCAGTTGCGCCAGCGGGCTAGGCAGACCGGTCGCGGCCAGGGCCTGACCGATGCCGACGAAGCTCAGCGAACCGGCGTCGGCGTACAGCAGCGCCATACCGAACAGCAGGAACGCGGAACCGGCGGCCGACAGCACCATGTACTTGATGCCGGCTTCCAGCGAACGCTTGTTGAAGAAGGCGTAAGCCACCAGACCGTAGACCGGTACCGAGAGCAATTCCAGACCGATGAACAAACCGGCCAGATGTTGCGCGCTGACCAGGACCAGACCACCGGCGGCGGCCATCAGGATCAGCAGGTACAGTTCTTCGCGATTGCCCGGGTAACCCGAACCGCCATCACCGAGGTAGGCGTGGGCGAGGGTGACGCAGGCGAGGGTGGCAACCAGGATCATCGCCATGTACAGGCAGGCGAAGGCATCGATCTGCAGCAATGGGGTCACGGCCAGAGGCGCGACTTTCAGGGCCGGCAGGAT
Protein-coding sequences here:
- the cysS gene encoding cysteine--tRNA ligase, with protein sequence MLTIYNTLTKSKEVFKPLDGNKVRMYVCGMTVYDYCHLGHGRSMVAFDLVTRWLRFSGYDLTYVRNITDIDDKIINRARENGESFEPLTERMIAAMHEDEARLNIQKPDMEPRATDHIAGMHAMIQTLIDKGYAYAPGNGDVYYRVAKFMGYGKLSRKKIEDLRIGARIEVDESKQDPLDFVLWKAAKPGEPSWESPWGAGRPGWHIECSVMSTCCLGETFDIHGGGSDLEFPHHENEIAQSEAATGKTYANAWMHCGMIRINGEKMSKSLNNFFTIRDVLDKYHPEVVRYLLVSSHYRSAINYSEDNLKDAKGALERFYHALKGLPSVAPAGGEAFVERFTTVMNDDFGTPEACAVLFEMVREINRLRESDLDAAAGLAARLKELASVLGVLQLEADDFLQAGAEGRVDAAEVDALIAARLAARAGKDWAESDRIRDQLTAMGVVLEDGKGGTTWRLAD
- a CDS encoding sigma-54-dependent Fis family transcriptional regulator, with product MAAPASPLSHDAIVQTSWQRCRAFGLDHQSTPAFDQLPAAGIARLLDSHHSLVQTTHQEVLPYYENILSNSNCLIMLADNQGQVLTSWGTQRFIEPTLARGFQAGASWMERSSGTNAIGTALACEQAVHIEHDEHFLKANRFMTGSAAPIFDAERKVIAVLDVSSDSYLPPSHTLGIVKMMSQTVENRLILNLFHGQHFQLTFNTGLNNLDSQWAGLLIFDESGQVLSANRRADNLLGVRLSRVSVESLFKVSLLELINQPEGMPFALQTSGRNRFQCLLKRPKQAPVQARVFVAEDQPAPASVISLNTLHFGDSRVEKAVRQAERLLEKDIPLLIHGETGVGKEVFVKALHQASSRSRQAFIAVNCAAIPAELVESELFGYEKGAFTGANQKGSIGLIRKADKGTLFLDEIGDMPLPTQARLLRVLQERCVQPVGSSELFAVDLRIISATNRSLREQVQLGRFREDLYYRIGGLTLELPPLRERSDKQALFKRLWEQHREPTQWAGLSPEVLELFEKHPWPGNLRQVSSVMQVALAMAEEQPVRPEHLPDDFFVDLEMEPVETAPPLGLDLNDVEALNRELKAAGGNISHLARRLGVSRNTLYKRLRQIGN
- a CDS encoding ABC transporter ATP-binding protein, whose translation is MSLTLEHVSRTVEGQIWIDDACLKFEPGSFNVLLGRTLSGKTSLMRLMAGLDKPDSGRVLMNGVDVTQRPVRLRNVSMVYQQFINYPTMTVFENIASPLRQAGISKEIIHSKVQETARMLRIEKFLQRYPLELSGGQQQRTAMARALVKDAELILFDEPLVNLDYKLREELRQEMRELFKARHTIAIYATTEPNEALALGGTTTILHEGRVIQSGPSTEVYHQPQSVLAAELFSEPPINLMPGRIAGNEVSFANFVHFPLNVDLRPVGEGEFRFGVRPSHISLVPSNDDDLELAVTVEVAEISGSETFLHVRNEHFLLVLHLPGVHEYDVDAPIRIYIPTHKLFVFDAQGRLVQAPGRRVARVA
- a CDS encoding ABC transporter ATP-binding protein, with amino-acid sequence MAEIRLQHLAHSYSKTPSGAEDYAIREMDHVWEQGGAYALLGPSGCGKSTLLNIISGLLSPSQGHVLFDGKAVNDLTPEKRNIAQVFQFPVVYDTMTVFDNLAFPLRNQGMAEAKVHSKVQEIAEVLDLQNLLSKKARNLTADEKQKVSMGRGLVRDDVSAILFDEPLTVIDPHLKWKLRRKLKQIHEQFNITMVYVTHDQLEASTFADKIAVMYGGQIVQFGTPRELFERPSHTFVGYFIGSPGMNLIEVQPQPGGVGFASTHLPLSDALQRHIEHGQWKNLKVGIRPEFIHVWDEPFDDAMQAKVVHVEDLGTYKIMTLNLDGAPLKVRLAEDKPVPQGTAYISFPAQWLMVYADEFLLEADEEVQP
- a CDS encoding carbohydrate ABC transporter permease; its protein translation is MNKVQNNKAWWLVLPVFLLVAFSAVIPMMTVVNYSVQDIFDQSSRYFVGADWYKQVLLDPRLHDSLLRQFIYSACVLLIEIPLGIAVALTMPTKGRWSSVVLIILAIPLLIPWNVVGTIWQIFGRADIGLLGSSLNALGISYNYAANTMDAWVTVLVMDVWHWTSLVALLCFSGLRAIPDVYYQAARIDRASAWAVFRHIQLPKLKSVLLIAVMLRFMDSFMIYTEPFVLTGGGPGNATTFLSQTLTQMAVGQFDLGPAAAFSLVYFLIILLVSWLFYTAMTHSDANR
- a CDS encoding carbohydrate ABC transporter permease, giving the protein MSKKKLIPLLVYILFLLVPIYWLLNMSFKSNTEILGGLTLFPQDFTLANYKVIFTDPSWYTGYLNSLYYVSLNTVISLSVALPAAYAFSRYRFLGDKHLFFWLLTNRMAPPAVFLLPFFQLYSSIGLFDTHIAVALAHCLFNVPLAVWILEGFMSGVPKEIDETAYIDGYSFPKFFVKIFIPLIGSGIGVTAFFCFMFSWVELLLARTLTSVNAKPIAAVMTRTVSASGIDWGVLAAAGVLTILPGMLVIWFVRNHVAKGFALGRV
- a CDS encoding DUF2160 domain-containing protein — encoded protein: MEWMSWTTPTAAFFIGIGLILVGMTTWELRSPSILRRGFLPIATTRGDRLFIGLLGSAYLHLLVIGVTDWSIWVASALSLVWLLAVMRWG
- a CDS encoding ABC transporter substrate-binding protein; its protein translation is MFDKNNKLRHSISLAAMLALSGLSASAWADAYEDAAKKWIGSEFKPSTLTAEQQLEELKWFIKAAEPFRGMDIKVVSETLTTHEYESKVLAKAFSEITGIKLTHDLLQEGDVVEKMQTVMQSDKNIYDGWVNDSDLIGTHFRYGKTESITDLMANEGKNFTSPTLDIKDFIGISFTTAPDGKIYQLPDQQFANLYWFRADWFERADLKAKFKEKYGYELGVPVNWSAYEDIAKFFSEDVKEIDGKRVYGHMDYGKKDPSLGWRFTDAWFSMAGGGDKGIPNGLPVDEWGIRVEDCHPVGSSVTRGGDTNGPAAVFATTKYVDWLKKYAPPEAAGMTFSESGPVPSQGNIAQQIFWYTAFTADMTKPGLPVVNADGTPKWRMAPSPRGPYWEEGMKLGYQDVGSWTFMKSTPEKQKLAAWLYAQFVTSKTVSLKKTIVGLTPIRESDINSQAMTDLAPKLGGLVEFYRSPARVQWTPTGTNVPDYPRLAQLWWSHIAEAASGEKTPQQALDGLAKDQDAIMTRLERSKAQATCAPKMNPERDAQYWFDQPGAPKPKLANEKPKGETVSYSELLKSWADARK
- the nuoN gene encoding NADH-quinone oxidoreductase subunit NuoN; the protein is MEFTIQHFIALAPLLITSLTIIVVMLAIAWRRNHSQTFLISVAGLNLALLSILPALKVAPLAVTPLLQIDAFACLYMAMILVATLACVTLAHAYLGDGGSGYPGNREELYLLILMAAAGGLVLVSAQHLAGLFIGLELLSVPVYGLVAYAFFNKRSLEAGIKYMVLSAAGSAFLLFGMALLYADAGSLSFVGIGQALAATGLPSPLAQLGLGMMLIGLAFKLSLVPFHLWTPDVYEGAPAPVAAFLATASKVAVFAVMVRLFQLSPAASSGVLSDVLSVIAVASILFGNLLALTQSNLKRLLGYSSIAHFGYLLIALVASKGLAVEAIGVYLVTYVITSLGAFGVITLMSSPYNGRDADALYEYRGLFWRRPYLTAVLTVMMLSLAGIPLTAGFIGKFYIIASGVETRQWWLVGALVLGSAIGVFYYLRVMVTLYLIEPNLRRHDAQLHWEQKAGGVMLLAIALVAFFLGVYPQPLLVLVQQAGLAG